The following DNA comes from Cedecea neteri.
AATCACGATGTGGCCATCCTGCGCCGGATAGCTGTCCATCGGAGCGCTGATGGGGTGCGCGTTGCCCAGCCGCCCGGCGGAAGGCTGTCCGCCGATCCATTGAGTCAGGGAAACCATTTGCATCGTCACCATCGTGTCGAGCATCGAGACATCAAGATGCTGCCCTTTGCCGCTGATCCCGCGCTGCAACAGCGCCGCGAGCACCGCCCAACTGCCGTACAGCCCGGCCACAACGTCCCCGATAGCATCGCCGACGCGGGTTGGCTCCCCTTCCGCCCAGCCGGTGACCTGCATAATGCCGCCGTAGGCCTGCACGATATGGTCGTAAGCAGCTTTGTGCGCCATCGCCCCATTTTGCCCAAACCCGGAAATACTGGCATAAACCAGCCGTGGGTTGATTTCCTGCAACGTCGCATAATCAATGCCGAGGCGTTTAGTTACGCCCGGACGGAAGTTCTCCACCAGCACGTCGGCCTGCGCCACCAGTTGCTTCAGAATGGCTAACCCCTCAGGTGCCTTTAAATCCAGGGTAACGCTTTTCTTGCCGTGGTTAAGCTGCATGAAATAGCTGCTTTCCCCGCCGATGTGCGGGGTGAAGCTGCGGGAATCATCCCCGCTGCCCGGCATCTCAATTTTGATGACTTCCGCCCCGAGATCGTTCAGTAGCGAGGCGCACCACGGGCCGGCCAGCACGCGGGATAAATCAAGCACTCTGACGCCTTTCAGCGGCTGTAAAGCTTCACTCATGTTCGGATTCCTCAACCAGGGCGAGCAGCCGTTGGCTCAGCTCACCGTCAGCAATCAAACCGCGCACGGAATGCATATCCGGGTAAAGCGCTGTGTCTGTCTCACGGAACGGCACGCGGGCGCGCACCATGCTCAGCGTTAACTCTGCGCCAACCGAGGCGCGAAGCGGGCGGTGAAACTCCAGCGCCTGACTGGCACACAGCAGCTCGATGGCAACAATATCCACCGCATTGCTCACCGCCTGCATGGCTTTGCGTGCCGAAGAAACGCCCATGCTGATATGGTCTTCCTGCCCGGCACAGGTGGTGACGGTATGCACACTCGACGGCGCGGCCAGGCTGCGGTTATCCCCCGCCAGCGCGGCGGCCACATAAGGCGGGATCATCATCCCGGAATTCGCGCCGCTTCTGCCGACCAGGAACGCAGGCAGACCACTAAGATGCACGTTGGTTATACGATCCGATCGCGCCTGGGACGCCGTGCTGACCTGGGCAATGGCGACGGCCAGAGAATCCAGCGCCAGCGCCAGCGGCGCACCGTGCCCATTGCCGCCGGGCAGGATCGCCAGTGCGTCATTTTCGATAAGGAATACCGGGTTATCGGTCACCGAATTGAGTTCAATAGTCACAATCTGGCGGCAATGGGCGAGCTGGTCGCGCACCGCGCCGTGGATTTGCGGAATGCAGCGCAGGCTGAGCGCATCCTGCACCCGATGGTCGCGGTAGCGGGCAAAGATCTCGCTGCCGCTCAACAGACGACGAAGAATCGCGGCGGTTTTTTGCTGCCCGTCGTGTGGGCGGAGCGCATGCAGACGGGCGTCATAGCCACGGGTATTGCCCTTCAGCGCCTCAAGGCACATACCACCGGCCATATCAGCCACCGGCAGTAGTCGCTCAAAATCATGCACGGCAAGGCACGCCAGGCCGGTGATTTCATAGGTGCCGCTGATCAGCGCATGGCCTTCGCGCGGGCCTGGCACTCGGGGGGCAATCCCCGCTTTTGCCAAGGCTTCGGAGGACGGCAGAAGCTCTCCCTGATACCAGCACTGCCCCTCGCCAAACAGAGACAGCCCGATATGCGCCGTCGCAATTAAATAGCCGACCGAGCCGCTGGCCGGTGACCACGGCGTAACCTGCCGATTAAGCATTTCGGCCATGCGTTTCGCCAGCTCGGCGCTAACGCCGCTATACCCCTGCAGCAGCGACTTCAGCATGACCGCCATCATGGCGCGCACTTCACGCACGGACAAATCTGGCCCCATCCCGCAGGCGTGGCTGCGCAGCATATTGAGCTGCACGCTGGCTATCTGGTCGACAGAAAGGCGCTCCGTGACCAGGTCTCCTACCCCGGTGGTCAGGCCGTAGATCACCTGCCCTTCATCTATTGCTCGTCGAATATACCCGCTGACGTGGTCCATATTCGCCAGGGCTTCAGGGGCCAGTTCGACCGGCGCCCCGTCGGCAATGTGCACCAGTTCGTTAATGGTGGTTTGCGCCCTACCTAAAGTGACGGTTTCATGAGAACGAGCGGTGGAGCCAGTTTGTCTTGTCATCGTGCGCCCTTACTTGCTCAGACCATGTTTAACCAGCCACTGATGCGCCACGTCATCAATGCTGGCAAATTCAGCAAGCTGCCCGTTCATGGCAATCAGATCAGCGGTGGTTAGCTGAGCCGAGACTTTATTCAGCGTGCCTTCAATCGTCGGATTCAGCGTGGTGGTGGCCACAATCGGGACGATGTTTTGCGCCGCAAACAGGTTTTTCGGATCGGCCAGCGCCACCAGATGGTCTTTCTGGATTTCCGGCGTGGTGGAGGTTAAATCCGCCGCCTGAATTTGATTATTCTTCAGTGCGGTCAGCGTCAGCGGGCCCGCGACGTCCAGCACTTTGAAGCTCTTGAAGTTCAGGCCATACACTTCTTTCAGGCCAGGCACGCCTTCGTGACGCGTTTTCCATTCAGCCGGGCCGCCCAGAATAAGTTCTGCCGCGTGAGGCTTCAGATCTTCAATGGTTTTGAGGTTGTACTTATCCGCCGTTTTTTTGGTGACGGCGATAACGTCGCTGTTTTGCGCCACGGAGGTATTCAGCATTTTCACTTTGGCCGGCAGCTTCGCCGCCAGCGCGGTCGCCACTTCGTCAGAGCTGTGCGCTTTATTATTGGCATCCAGGTAGCTCAGCAGCGCGCCGCTGTACTCCGGGATAACGTTAATCGAGCCGTCCAGCAGGGCCGGAATATAAACTTCGCGGCTGCCGATGTTGAGCTTCTTCTCCACCGGGATGTTTTGCGCTTCCAGCGCACCGGCGTAAATCGTCGCCAGCAGCTGGTTTTCAGGGAAATCAGCCGAGCCAATAATCACCTTCTGCCCCGCATCTGCCGCCCACGCGGAGGAAACAACGGACAGCATCGCGGCACTCAACAGCGTCAAACAACGTTTCTTCATATTCATCGCTTTCACCTTGTGTAATTAACGGGCTCAACATCACTGGGGTTTGATACGTCGGGAAATACCGTGGGACACCACGTACTTCACCGAAAGGGAAAAGAACACATCCACGAGCAGCGCCAGAATGGCAACCAGCACCGCGCCAGCTGTCATCTGGGCAAAATCGTTCGCTGCGCGACCATCGATAATCAACCGCCCCAGGCCTCCAAGAGAGACGTAAGCCGCAATGGTGGCGGTCGAGATAATCTGCAGCGTGGCGCTGCGAATGCCGGACAGAATCAACGGCGTGGCGCAAGGCAACTCCACCTGAGTCAGCACCTGGAACGGCGTCAGGCCAATACCTTTGGCGGCGTCGTGCACGCTTGGGTCAACGGAGCGAATCCCCGCATGAACGCCCAGCGCTATCGGCGGCAGGGCTAATACCACCAGCACGATAATGCACGGCAAAATAAAGGCCATGTCGGACTCGAAGTAGCCCGCCATCAGAATAACCAACAGGATAATCAGGCCAAACGACGGCAGAGAACGAAGCGCGTTGGTGGTGCCAATCAGCAGCGCCTCTCCTTTGCCGGTATGGCCGGTGTAGCAGCCCACCGGAAACGCGATGGCTATCGCTATCGCCAGCGCCACCGCGCTGTAGCCGATATGCTGCGCCAGCAGCGGGAGAATACCGTCATCGCCATACCAGTGGCTGAGCGTAAAGAACCAGTCAGACATACTTTATCCCCTTGTTGGCTGCCAGCGGCTTAATGAGCGGGTGACGGCCACGACCACGCAGTCGAGCACGAAAGCCAGCACGATACACAGCACGATGCCGGCAATAATTGGCGTCAGAAACTGCAGCTGAAACCCCTGAGTAAACAGCGACCCGAGCTGCGGAGCGCCGATCAGTGCAGCGACTGAAACAATGCTGACGTTAGAGACCACGGCAACCCGCATCCCCGAGCCAATCACCGGTACCGCCAGCGGCAAATCAACCTGGAAAAACTGGTGCACCGGCTTGTAGCCGAGGGCAAAAGCGGACTGCCGGGTGTCGGTGGGCACTGAATCCAGGCCGTCGCACACGGTTCTGACCAGCAGCGCAAAGCTATAAATCGTCAGCGCCACCACCACGTTGATCGGGTCAAGGATTTGTGTGCCGAGCAGCGGGGGCAGCAGCACAAACAGCGCCAGGGACGGGATGGTATAGAGCAGCCCGAACAGGTTAAGAATGACGCCCTTTACGCGCGGCATGCTGCTCACCAGCCAGCCAGCCGGAATCGCCAGCAGCAGGCCAATCAGGATCGGCGTCACCGAAAGGTAGAGATGCCACAGCAGCAAATGGAAAATTTTGTCGCTCTGCGCCCACAGCCAGTCAAATCTCATACCGCCTCCCGCGCCATCGACTTGCAGGCATCCAGGACGTGATCCAGCCCCAGCGTCCCCAGCACTTCTGCACGCTCACCAATCACCACCGCCCGGTGGCACGGCGAGCTGAGCGCGGAGTCAAGCATCTGGCGCAGCGTGCCGGTTTGCGGGAAGAAGGTTGCGCCCAGATTAATGTGCTCCGGCACCACGGCCTCAACCTGCTGGTGCGTATCAAACCAGCCGCAGGCTTTGCCTTCGCGGGTCACCAGCAGCCAGCGCTGCACCGCAATGTTGCGCGCCATATCAATAGGCGTGCCTACTTCAGCGGTCGGCTCCGTCTGCATTGAAGCCAGCGGGCCGGAATTGTAGAAACTCAGCTTGCGATAGCCGCGGTCGCGGCCAATAAAGTCGGCAACAAAATCACTCTGCGGGGCGTTAAGCAGTTCACCCGGGGAAGCCATCTGCCCCAGCTTACCGCCAGGCTTCAAAACCGCGACCAGATCGCCCAGCTTCATGGCTTCATCGATGTCGTGAGTCACCATAATGATGGTTTTGCTTACTTCCTTTTGAATGCGGAGAAACTCTTCCTGCAGTTGGTCACGCACCACCGGATCCACAGCGCTAAAAGGCTCATCCATCAGCATGAACTCCGGGTCAGCGGCCAGCGCTCGGGCAACCCCGACACGCTGCTGCTGGCCACCGGAAAGCTGCCACGGATAGCGTTTCGCCAGCTGCGGGGCCAGGCCGACAACTTCCAGCAGTTCCCCTGCTCTCGCGCGGGCTTTGGTCTTAGGCATGCCGTTGAGGATCGCGGTGGTGGCAATGTTGTCGATGATGTTTCGGTGCGGGAACAGACCTGCATTCTGAATAACGTAGCCAATGCGGCGGCGCAGCTGCACCACGTCCATGGCGGAGGTAGATTCGCCGTTAAGCAGGATTTCGCCGGAGGACGGCTCAATCAGCCGATTAATCATGCGCAGTGACGTTGTTTTCCCACAACCGGAAGGGCCTACCAGTACGGTGATCTTGCCGCCGGGTGCGGTGAGATTCAGTCCATCCACCACGACCGTGCCGTCGTCATAAAACTTGGTCACATTGTTGAAAGTAATCATCGCTACGCCTCATGGTCATCTGGCTGCCGAAGAAATGAACGGCTGCGTAAAAAAGCTATGTATAGCATTGTATGTACAATCTGCAAAGCCTGTGCCATAACAAATACGCAACATCGAAAACAATGATATTTATTGTTTAAAAACAAATAAATAATGAATTTATTAAATTTTAAGTGTGATCAACTCGTGATTTTTATCAGGATTAAACGGTGCCTTTCTGGCGATTTGCCAGCTATCTGAACTGCTCTTTTTGCCCCAAAAAGGATCAATCTCTTTGTAAAGAGCGCCAAAATGGTGCGAAAGAGGTCGAAAAAGAAACGATATATGATGTAACTACTTACCAGAACTTATTTAAGTTATTGATTTAAAACGATAATAAAATGTTTTTCGTGCCTGGCATCAAATGTGCTAATCATGTATATACAAGCAAACGAAAAGATGACATGGTATTTTTCGTGAGCACTTTCCCCGTTATCTTAAAACAAGGTGAACCCCATGAAGAGTGAGTTTTCTCGTTATCGTGATGTTGAAATCAGGGCGCCACGCGGCACGAAGCTGAATGCAAAAAGCTGGCTGACGGAAGCCCCGCTGCGCATGCTGATGAATAACCTCGATCCGGACGTGGCTGAAAACCCGAAAGAACTGGTGGTTTACGGCGGCATTGGCCGGGCGGCGAGAAACTGGGAGTGCTACGACAAAATGGTCGAAGCACTTAAAGCCCTGAATGAAGATGAAACCCTGCTGGTGCAGTCCGGCAAGCCGGTTGGCGTCTTTAAAACTCACGCCAACGCCCCTCGCGTGCTGATTGCCAACTCTAACCTGGTGCCACATTGGGCAAACTGGGAACACTTTAACGAACTGGATGCTAAAGGTCTGGCGATGTACGGCCAGATGACCGCCGGGTCGTGGATCTACATCGGCAGCCAGGGCATTGTGCAGGGCACCTATGAAACCTTCGTGGAAGCAGGTCGCCAGCACTACAACGGCTCACTAGCCGGGCGTTGGGTGCTCACTGCGGGCCTCGGCGGCATGGGCGGCGCGCAGCCGCTGGCCGCTACGCTTGCTGGTGCCTGTTCACTGAACATTGAATGCCAGCAGTCGCGCATCGACTTCCGTCTGCGCACCGGGTATGTCGACGAGCAGGCCAAAGATCTGGACGACGCCCTCGCCCGCCTCAAACGCTACACCGGCGAAGGGAAAGCCGTCTCTATCGCCCTGCACGGTAATGCGGCAGAAGTTCTGCCTGAGCTGGTGAAACGTGGCGTGCGCCCGGACATGGTCACCGATCAGACCAGTGCCCACGACCCGCTTAACGGCTACCTGCCCGTTGGCTGGAGCTGGGAAGAGT
Coding sequences within:
- a CDS encoding ABC transporter permease, with amino-acid sequence MSDWFFTLSHWYGDDGILPLLAQHIGYSAVALAIAIAIAFPVGCYTGHTGKGEALLIGTTNALRSLPSFGLIILLVILMAGYFESDMAFILPCIIVLVVLALPPIALGVHAGIRSVDPSVHDAAKGIGLTPFQVLTQVELPCATPLILSGIRSATLQIISTATIAAYVSLGGLGRLIIDGRAANDFAQMTAGAVLVAILALLVDVFFSLSVKYVVSHGISRRIKPQ
- the hutU gene encoding urocanate hydratase, whose amino-acid sequence is MKSEFSRYRDVEIRAPRGTKLNAKSWLTEAPLRMLMNNLDPDVAENPKELVVYGGIGRAARNWECYDKMVEALKALNEDETLLVQSGKPVGVFKTHANAPRVLIANSNLVPHWANWEHFNELDAKGLAMYGQMTAGSWIYIGSQGIVQGTYETFVEAGRQHYNGSLAGRWVLTAGLGGMGGAQPLAATLAGACSLNIECQQSRIDFRLRTGYVDEQAKDLDDALARLKRYTGEGKAVSIALHGNAAEVLPELVKRGVRPDMVTDQTSAHDPLNGYLPVGWSWEEYRERAAVEPAVVTQAAKASMAEHVKAMLAFQQQGIPTFDYGNNIRQMAKEMGVSNAFDFPGFVPAYIRPLFCRGIGPFRWAALSGNPEDIYRTDAKVKELIPDDKHLHRWLDMAKERISFQGLPARICWVGLGQRAKLGLAFNEMVRSGELSAPIVIGRDHLDSGSVASPNRETESMQDGSDAVSDWPLLNALLNTASGATWVSLHHGGGVGMGFSQHSGMVIVCDGTDEAAERIARVLNNDPATGVMRHADAGYDIAIECAKEHGLNLPMLAK
- a CDS encoding HAL/PAL/TAL family ammonia-lyase, producing MTRQTGSTARSHETVTLGRAQTTINELVHIADGAPVELAPEALANMDHVSGYIRRAIDEGQVIYGLTTGVGDLVTERLSVDQIASVQLNMLRSHACGMGPDLSVREVRAMMAVMLKSLLQGYSGVSAELAKRMAEMLNRQVTPWSPASGSVGYLIATAHIGLSLFGEGQCWYQGELLPSSEALAKAGIAPRVPGPREGHALISGTYEITGLACLAVHDFERLLPVADMAGGMCLEALKGNTRGYDARLHALRPHDGQQKTAAILRRLLSGSEIFARYRDHRVQDALSLRCIPQIHGAVRDQLAHCRQIVTIELNSVTDNPVFLIENDALAILPGGNGHGAPLALALDSLAVAIAQVSTASQARSDRITNVHLSGLPAFLVGRSGANSGMMIPPYVAAALAGDNRSLAAPSSVHTVTTCAGQEDHISMGVSSARKAMQAVSNAVDIVAIELLCASQALEFHRPLRASVGAELTLSMVRARVPFRETDTALYPDMHSVRGLIADGELSQRLLALVEESEHE
- a CDS encoding ABC transporter substrate-binding protein, encoding MNMKKRCLTLLSAAMLSVVSSAWAADAGQKVIIGSADFPENQLLATIYAGALEAQNIPVEKKLNIGSREVYIPALLDGSINVIPEYSGALLSYLDANNKAHSSDEVATALAAKLPAKVKMLNTSVAQNSDVIAVTKKTADKYNLKTIEDLKPHAAELILGGPAEWKTRHEGVPGLKEVYGLNFKSFKVLDVAGPLTLTALKNNQIQAADLTSTTPEIQKDHLVALADPKNLFAAQNIVPIVATTTLNPTIEGTLNKVSAQLTTADLIAMNGQLAEFASIDDVAHQWLVKHGLSK
- a CDS encoding CaiB/BaiF CoA transferase family protein; amino-acid sequence: MSEALQPLKGVRVLDLSRVLAGPWCASLLNDLGAEVIKIEMPGSGDDSRSFTPHIGGESSYFMQLNHGKKSVTLDLKAPEGLAILKQLVAQADVLVENFRPGVTKRLGIDYATLQEINPRLVYASISGFGQNGAMAHKAAYDHIVQAYGGIMQVTGWAEGEPTRVGDAIGDVVAGLYGSWAVLAALLQRGISGKGQHLDVSMLDTMVTMQMVSLTQWIGGQPSAGRLGNAHPISAPMDSYPAQDGHIVIAVANDKLFRQLCSAMNKPELASDPLYLTDPLRLANQRPLREEIERWLADKTVNDAQAILDHAGVPASAVLRLDQILTSDYAKERELVKQVTHPTAGNISIVPQPVKMSAMQTEPALVPPALGEHTASVLRELLAIDEATLAQLKAQGVI
- a CDS encoding ABC transporter ATP-binding protein; amino-acid sequence: MITFNNVTKFYDDGTVVVDGLNLTAPGGKITVLVGPSGCGKTTSLRMINRLIEPSSGEILLNGESTSAMDVVQLRRRIGYVIQNAGLFPHRNIIDNIATTAILNGMPKTKARARAGELLEVVGLAPQLAKRYPWQLSGGQQQRVGVARALAADPEFMLMDEPFSAVDPVVRDQLQEEFLRIQKEVSKTIIMVTHDIDEAMKLGDLVAVLKPGGKLGQMASPGELLNAPQSDFVADFIGRDRGYRKLSFYNSGPLASMQTEPTAEVGTPIDMARNIAVQRWLLVTREGKACGWFDTHQQVEAVVPEHINLGATFFPQTGTLRQMLDSALSSPCHRAVVIGERAEVLGTLGLDHVLDACKSMAREAV
- a CDS encoding ABC transporter permease; the protein is MRFDWLWAQSDKIFHLLLWHLYLSVTPILIGLLLAIPAGWLVSSMPRVKGVILNLFGLLYTIPSLALFVLLPPLLGTQILDPINVVVALTIYSFALLVRTVCDGLDSVPTDTRQSAFALGYKPVHQFFQVDLPLAVPVIGSGMRVAVVSNVSIVSVAALIGAPQLGSLFTQGFQLQFLTPIIAGIVLCIVLAFVLDCVVVAVTRSLSRWQPTRG